A window of the Juglans microcarpa x Juglans regia isolate MS1-56 chromosome 5D, Jm3101_v1.0, whole genome shotgun sequence genome harbors these coding sequences:
- the LOC121265883 gene encoding uncharacterized protein LOC121265883 has product MSKAYDPVDWRFLEDVFTAMGFPVFFRRLVFICVSTPWFSIMMNDTYKGFFKSKRGLRQGDLLSPYLFIILEEVFSWLLKKRMADSHHFYNPVGAPRISHLLYTDDVMIFANASKRSIRCLMGVLHDFEKWSGQRVSHEKSAIFFSKQLRLSRKREILADIGFVEGKFPFTYLGVPIVDGKLKASHFGPLLEKIGKKVPGWKCRLLSQGGRLILLRHVLSSMPMHLLSALHVPKIVFKKLQGLFSNFSWGEQGGKSK; this is encoded by the coding sequence ATGAGTAAGGCGTATGACCCAGTTGATTGGAGGTTTTTGGAGGATGTCTTTACTGCGATGGGTTTTCCCGTATTTTTTCGTAGGCTGGTTTTTATATGTGTGTCAACGCCATGGTTTTCAATAATGATGAACGATACGTATAAAGGTTTTTTTAAGTCCAAGAGGGGTCTTCGGCAAGGGGATCTGCTATCGCCATACCTATTTATTATCCTAGAAGAGGTTTTCTCCTGGTTGCTTAAGAAGCGAATGGCGGATAGTCATCATTTCTATAATCCGGTTGGTGCTCCTAGAATTTCCCATTTATTATATACCGATGATGTTATGATTTTTGCGAATGCTAGTAAGAGGTCTATTCGTTGTTTAATGGGTGTTTTGCATGATTTTGAGAAGTGGTCGGGACAGCGGGTGAGCCATGAAAAGTCggctatttttttctctaagcaATTAAGGTTGTCCAGGAAGAGAGAGATTTTGGCTGATATTGGGTTCGTGGAAGGAAAATTTCCGTTCACTTATCTGGGTGTTCCAATTGTAGATGGGAAGCTTAAGGCTTCCCATTTTGGCCCCCTTCTTGAAAAAATAGGCAAGAAAGTGCCGGGTTGGAAATGTAGGCTTCTTTCACAAGGGGGTCGGTTAATTCTGTTACGGCATGTTCTTTCTAGCATGCCTATGCACTTGTTGTCGGCGCTTCATGTTCCTAAGATTGTTTTTAAGAAACTGCAGggtttattttctaatttttcctgGGGTGAACAGGGTGGTAAAAGCAAGTGA